A window of Rhododendron vialii isolate Sample 1 chromosome 13a, ASM3025357v1 contains these coding sequences:
- the LOC131314827 gene encoding L-ascorbate peroxidase, cytosolic-like, with translation MGKCYPTVSEEYKKALEKAKRKLRGFIAEKSCAPLMLRIAWHSAGTYDVKTKTGGPFGTMRHVAEQGHAANNGLDIAVRLLEPLKQQFPILSYGDFYQLAGVVAVEITGGPDVPFHPGREDKPEPPLEGRLPDATKGSDHLRDVFVEHMGLSNKDIVALSGAHTLGRCHKERSGFEGPWTPNPLIFDNSYFTELLTGEKDGLLQLPSDKTLLTDPVFRPLVEKYAADEDAFFADYAESHMKLSELGFAEA, from the exons ATGGGGAAGTGCTACCCGACTGTGAGCGAGGAGTACAAGAAGGCTCTTGAGAAAGCTAAAAGGAAGCTCAGAGGCTTCATCGCTGAGAAGAGCTGTGCTCCGTTGATGCTACGTATCGC ATGGCACTCTGCTGGTACTTACGATGTGAAGACCAAGACCGGTGGTCCGTTTGGGACAATGAGGCACGTGGCTGAGCAAGGTCACGCAGCCAACAACGGACTCGATATCGCCGTAAGGCTCCTGGAGCCGTTGAAGCAACAGTTTCCTATCCTTTCTTATGGTGACTTCTATCAG TTGGCTGGAGTTGTTGCTGTTGAAATTACAGGAGGCCCTGATGTTCCGTTCCATCCAGGGAGGGAG GACAAGCCTGAGCCACCACTTGAAGGTCGCCTTCCTGATGCTACCAAGG GTTCGGATCATTTGAGGGATGTGTTTGTTGAACACATGGGCCTCTCGAATAAGGACATTGTTGCTCTCTCTGGTGCTCATACCCTG GGAAGGTGCCACAAGGAGCGTTCTGGATTTGAGGGACCATGGACCCCGAATCCACTCATCTTTGATAACTCCTATTTCAC GGAACTCCTAACTGGAGAGAAGGATGGGCTTCTGCAGCTACCATCTGACAAGACCCTTCTCACCGATCCTGTCTTCCGCCCTCTTGTTGAGAAATATGCTGCg GATGAGGATGCCTTCTTTGCAGATTACGCAGAGTCTCACATGAAGCTCTCTGAATTGGG GTTTGCTGAAGCCTAA